Proteins encoded within one genomic window of Jiangella mangrovi:
- a CDS encoding putative leader peptide has translation MYRLLLTQRRAVDLMRVASQLCR, from the coding sequence ATGTACAGGCTGCTGCTCACCCAGCGACGCGCCGTCGATCTGATGCGTGTCGCCAGCCAGCTCTGTCGTTGA
- a CDS encoding ABC transporter substrate-binding protein has product MTLRTLGRRPVLPAVLAAAALALAACAGEEATADDGDSLGTVVVATSADDFTGGQLAYTMAVANGYFEEEGVRIENYITDTAPNTLQALINDQVNVGFLSLSTTAQAVEQGRNVKLAAAVQITNDWSLIVSTKWLEDQGIDPQEFAGWPIEERGAVLGDNALWATNSAGGLWERASAYLADWFGFDPETDVQLAPLENINKIAGIKDGSVQVWLASSPDNRLLVESGDAVEALSTQELVDEVPLVANARAAETIVNDDWAQDNRELAEAFFRAYQRGADFVVENSVDDILAIAQEQYADFDVERIRTVVEVNKENLPPDSRHSEEAIQAQIDFAVASGNIAEPLPIDEVYTDEYLPAE; this is encoded by the coding sequence GTGACGCTTCGTACCCTCGGCCGCCGCCCGGTGCTGCCGGCCGTCCTGGCCGCGGCCGCACTCGCCCTGGCGGCCTGCGCCGGCGAGGAGGCCACGGCGGACGACGGCGACAGCCTCGGCACCGTCGTGGTCGCCACGTCCGCCGACGACTTCACCGGCGGCCAGCTCGCCTACACCATGGCCGTCGCCAACGGCTACTTCGAGGAGGAGGGCGTGCGGATCGAGAACTACATCACCGACACCGCGCCCAACACCCTCCAGGCGCTGATCAACGACCAGGTCAACGTCGGTTTCCTGTCGCTGTCGACGACGGCGCAGGCGGTCGAGCAGGGTCGCAACGTCAAGCTCGCCGCGGCGGTGCAGATCACCAACGACTGGAGCCTCATCGTCTCGACGAAGTGGCTCGAGGACCAGGGCATCGACCCGCAGGAATTCGCCGGCTGGCCGATCGAGGAGCGCGGCGCCGTCCTCGGCGACAACGCGCTGTGGGCGACGAACTCGGCCGGCGGGCTGTGGGAGCGGGCCAGCGCCTACCTCGCCGACTGGTTCGGCTTCGACCCCGAGACCGACGTCCAGCTGGCGCCGTTGGAGAACATCAACAAGATCGCCGGCATCAAGGACGGCTCGGTCCAGGTGTGGCTGGCCAGCTCGCCGGACAACCGGCTGCTGGTGGAGTCCGGCGACGCCGTCGAGGCGCTCAGCACGCAGGAGCTGGTCGACGAGGTCCCGCTGGTCGCCAACGCCCGCGCGGCGGAGACGATCGTCAACGACGACTGGGCGCAGGACAACCGCGAGCTGGCCGAGGCGTTCTTCCGGGCCTACCAGCGCGGCGCCGACTTCGTCGTCGAGAACAGCGTCGACGACATCCTGGCGATCGCCCAGGAGCAGTACGCCGACTTCGACGTCGAGCGCATCCGCACCGTCGTCGAGGTCAACAAGGAGAACCTCCCGCCGGACAGCCGGCACTCCGAGGAGGCCATCCAGGCGCAGATCGACTTCGCCGTCGCCAGCGGGAACATCGCCGAGCCGCTGCCGATCGACGAGGTCTACACCGACGAGTACCTGCCCGCGGAGTGA
- a CDS encoding GAF domain-containing protein: MDNALAQRMGELARHLQEQISVEETLHSIVHAAVDTVPGARHAGISVVEGRANMRTPIFSDVLVTKVDHAQIELGEGPCLDALHQRHTVRSPDLADEPRWPRFAARAVDLGVRSMLSFQLFVARDNLGALNLYSPEAGAFTGRDA, from the coding sequence ATGGACAACGCTCTCGCTCAGCGGATGGGCGAGCTGGCGCGGCACCTGCAGGAGCAGATCAGTGTCGAGGAGACGTTGCACAGCATCGTGCACGCCGCGGTCGACACCGTGCCCGGAGCCCGGCATGCTGGCATCTCGGTGGTGGAGGGCCGCGCGAACATGCGCACGCCCATCTTCTCCGACGTGCTGGTCACGAAGGTCGACCATGCCCAGATCGAGCTGGGCGAGGGGCCGTGCCTCGACGCGCTCCATCAGCGGCACACCGTCCGCTCGCCGGACCTCGCCGACGAGCCGCGCTGGCCCCGCTTCGCCGCCCGCGCGGTGGATCTCGGGGTGCGCAGCATGTTGTCCTTCCAGCTCTTCGTCGCCAGGGACAACCTCGGCGCGCTCAACCTGTACTCCCCCGAGGCCGGCGCCTTCACCGGGCGCGACGCCTAG
- a CDS encoding NtaA/DmoA family FMN-dependent monooxygenase (This protein belongs to a clade of FMN-dependent monooxygenases, within a broader family of flavin-dependent oxidoreductases, the luciferase-like monooxygenase (LMM) family, some of whose members use coenzyme F420 rather than FMN.): protein MSTERKHVKLGFSIWATGIHPAGWRLPEANAHGTFDPGFIADTVRAAERGLLDFYFIGDRVVGLPSSQHESPNEVLRPEALTLSAYVAALSTHIGIVTTVNTTYAEPYTLARATAQVDHLSRGRLAWNIVTGKNEEAAGNFGRDEHWDSVRRYEWTGEFVEVVKGLWDSWEDGALLGDKAGGQFIDEDRVHAIGHRGEHFAVTGPLNIARPPQGHVPILHAGSSEESHVFGAQHADIRFILLQDTPKAKAYYADLQRRRAEAGFPDGQQAVAGLPVYVAGTAREAHEKFRQIQSLTVVEASLGPISEALGVDLTGRRLDTPLDDVPELATVSSARGLLILDRAREAYDDPSPTLRELALFFKRTHGKQAVVGDAVDVADYIQEQFEERTTDGFILFPPYLPGPLDAFVDLVIPELQRRDLFKKEYGAPKTFREIFGLPGRPANRNVAGLASVAS from the coding sequence GTGTCCACCGAACGCAAGCACGTCAAGCTCGGCTTCTCGATCTGGGCCACCGGCATCCACCCGGCCGGCTGGCGGCTGCCCGAGGCGAACGCCCACGGCACCTTCGACCCCGGCTTCATCGCCGACACCGTCCGGGCGGCCGAACGCGGCCTGCTGGACTTCTACTTCATCGGCGACCGCGTGGTGGGGCTGCCGTCGTCGCAGCACGAGAGCCCCAACGAGGTGCTGCGGCCCGAGGCGCTGACGCTCTCGGCCTACGTCGCCGCGCTCTCGACCCACATCGGCATCGTCACCACCGTCAACACCACCTATGCCGAGCCGTACACGCTGGCCCGCGCCACCGCTCAGGTGGACCACCTGAGCCGCGGCCGGCTGGCCTGGAACATCGTCACCGGCAAGAACGAGGAGGCGGCCGGCAACTTCGGGCGTGACGAGCACTGGGACTCGGTCAGGCGCTACGAGTGGACCGGCGAGTTCGTCGAGGTCGTCAAGGGCCTCTGGGACAGCTGGGAGGACGGCGCGCTGCTCGGCGACAAGGCCGGCGGGCAGTTCATCGACGAGGACCGCGTGCACGCCATCGGCCACAGGGGCGAGCACTTCGCCGTCACCGGCCCGCTCAACATCGCCCGGCCGCCGCAGGGCCACGTGCCGATCCTGCACGCGGGCTCCTCGGAGGAGTCGCACGTGTTCGGCGCCCAGCACGCCGACATCCGGTTCATCCTGCTGCAGGACACCCCGAAGGCGAAGGCGTACTACGCGGACCTGCAGCGACGCCGCGCCGAGGCCGGCTTCCCGGACGGCCAGCAGGCGGTCGCCGGGCTGCCGGTGTACGTGGCCGGCACCGCGCGCGAGGCGCACGAGAAGTTCCGCCAGATCCAGTCCCTGACGGTTGTCGAGGCGAGCCTCGGCCCGATCTCCGAGGCGCTCGGCGTCGACCTGACCGGCCGCCGGCTGGACACGCCGCTCGACGACGTCCCCGAGCTGGCCACGGTGTCGTCGGCGCGGGGGCTGCTGATCCTCGACCGTGCGCGCGAGGCCTACGACGACCCCTCGCCGACGCTGCGCGAGCTGGCGCTGTTCTTCAAGCGCACCCACGGCAAGCAGGCCGTCGTGGGCGACGCCGTCGACGTCGCCGACTACATCCAGGAGCAGTTCGAGGAGCGCACCACCGACGGGTTCATCCTGTTCCCGCCGTACCTGCCCGGGCCGCTGGACGCGTTCGTCGACCTCGTCATCCCCGAGCTGCAGCGGCGCGACCTGTTCAAGAAGGAGTACGGCGCGCCGAAGACGTTCCGCGAGATCTTCGGCCTGCCCGGCCGCCCCGCCAACCGCAACGTCGCGGGCCTCGCGTCCGTCGCGTCCTGA
- a CDS encoding ABC transporter ATP-binding protein: MTLATSTETLIDDGGSGGPAAVGSADAGPAISVHDVGHAFVAGTTVVEALRGISLEIPEGQFVSLVGKSGCGKSTLLNILAGLLTPTGGEIAVRGSGLPGLPNRGYITQDSRLLPWRTALQNVALPLELHGVKKKERLDRARRLLERVGLGDAVHQRPDQLSGGMRQRVAIAQALVYEPAVLLMDEPFGALDVWTRESLHDLLLDVQAELGTTAILVTHDVGEAISLSDRIVTLAPRPGRILGDYTIAGSKRPRRHDALRDDVLADLQTRIRRDLGAAA; this comes from the coding sequence ATGACGCTCGCCACCAGCACCGAGACCCTCATCGACGACGGCGGCAGCGGCGGTCCCGCGGCCGTCGGCTCCGCGGACGCCGGGCCGGCCATCTCCGTCCACGACGTCGGCCACGCGTTCGTGGCCGGCACCACCGTCGTCGAGGCGCTGCGCGGCATCAGCCTGGAGATCCCGGAGGGGCAGTTCGTCTCCCTGGTCGGCAAGAGCGGCTGCGGCAAGTCGACGCTGCTGAACATCCTGGCCGGCCTGCTGACGCCGACCGGCGGCGAGATCGCGGTGCGCGGCTCCGGTCTGCCGGGCCTGCCGAACCGCGGCTACATCACCCAGGACAGCCGGCTGCTGCCGTGGCGGACGGCGCTGCAGAACGTCGCGCTGCCGCTGGAGCTGCACGGCGTGAAGAAGAAGGAGCGGCTGGACCGCGCCCGCCGCCTGCTCGAGCGGGTCGGGCTCGGCGACGCCGTCCACCAGCGGCCCGACCAGCTCTCCGGCGGCATGCGCCAGCGCGTCGCGATCGCGCAGGCGCTGGTCTACGAGCCGGCCGTCCTGCTGATGGACGAGCCGTTCGGCGCGCTGGACGTCTGGACCCGCGAGTCGCTGCACGACCTGCTGCTGGACGTGCAGGCCGAGCTGGGCACGACGGCGATCCTCGTCACCCACGACGTCGGCGAGGCGATCTCGCTCTCGGACCGGATCGTGACCCTGGCGCCGCGGCCCGGCCGAATTCTCGGCGACTACACCATCGCCGGCTCGAAGCGGCCTCGCCGGCACGACGCCCTGCGCGACGACGTCCTGGCCGACCTGCAGACCCGCATCCGCCGCGACCTCGGCGCGGCCGCCTGA
- a CDS encoding putative leader peptide → MFDSLLTQRRYVDLMRVAGQLCPQGRVA, encoded by the coding sequence GTGTTCGACTCCCTCCTGACCCAGCGGCGCTACGTCGACCTCATGCGCGTCGCCGGGCAGCTCTGTCCGCAGGGACGGGTGGCCTGA
- a CDS encoding ABC transporter permease, translating to MSTVVVTEHRPAPADAAGQPAAVAAPESPPRRRRGLALRALLHVGFVGAVLTAWELSSGRWIDPLLLSKPSEVLRQLWDWIVTGHLAFHLQFTLTALVIGFLLGAVVAFGLAVLFAELPRAGRFAEIYIIVFNGIPTIALIPVFIVWFGFGIETKIFMGFLTVFFIVFIASFQALRNTDSRYLELARVLEANTWQRLVKFRLWAAVPFLASAFKLALPATALAVVTAEFLGSNRGIGFLLIRASNLLDMASLFAAVLVVTALVQILTLAAAALESRLLTWVPKEKK from the coding sequence ATGTCCACCGTCGTCGTCACCGAGCACCGCCCGGCCCCGGCGGACGCCGCCGGGCAGCCGGCCGCCGTCGCCGCCCCGGAGTCGCCGCCCCGCCGCCGTCGCGGCCTCGCCCTGCGCGCCCTGCTGCACGTCGGCTTCGTGGGCGCCGTCCTCACCGCCTGGGAGCTCTCGTCCGGCCGCTGGATCGACCCGCTGCTGCTCAGCAAGCCGTCGGAGGTGCTGCGCCAGCTGTGGGACTGGATCGTCACCGGCCATCTCGCGTTCCACCTGCAGTTCACGCTGACGGCGCTGGTCATCGGCTTCCTGCTGGGCGCGGTGGTGGCGTTCGGGCTGGCGGTGCTGTTCGCCGAGCTGCCGCGGGCCGGCCGGTTCGCGGAGATCTACATCATCGTGTTCAACGGCATCCCGACGATCGCGCTGATCCCGGTGTTCATCGTCTGGTTCGGGTTCGGCATCGAGACGAAGATCTTCATGGGCTTCCTGACCGTGTTCTTCATCGTCTTCATCGCCTCGTTCCAGGCGCTGCGCAACACCGACTCGCGCTACCTCGAGCTGGCGCGCGTGCTCGAGGCGAACACCTGGCAGCGGCTGGTGAAGTTCCGGCTCTGGGCGGCCGTGCCGTTCCTGGCGTCGGCCTTCAAGCTGGCGCTGCCGGCCACCGCGCTCGCCGTCGTCACGGCGGAGTTCCTCGGCTCCAACCGCGGCATCGGGTTCCTGCTCATCCGGGCCAGCAACCTGCTGGACATGGCCAGCCTGTTCGCCGCCGTGCTGGTGGTGACGGCGCTGGTCCAGATCCTCACGCTGGCGGCCGCCGCCCTGGAGTCGCGGCTGCTCACCTGGGTGCCGAAGGAGAAGAAGTGA
- a CDS encoding rhodanese-like domain-containing protein — MTHRSRFFVGAADLADSLAHGTPPLLLDVRFAPSGPDLRPEYEAGHLPGAHFVDLQAQLAGPGGGTAGRRPLPSPEALQETLRGWGVDDLGQPVVVYDDKHGLTAGRAWWVLTWAGLTNVRLLDGGYGAWLAAGGPTTTEEPAPPAPGAVVLTPGRLPTLTADEAQQLALTGVLLDSRGTAAYEGGAPAAGHIPGALDAGTRHNLDESGLLADDATLRARFDGLGVRAGEPVGAYCGGGVAAAHQVLVLKSLGIDAALFVGSWSAWSADTTRPVATGPDRGIARAVRLRRYGGPEVLDVVELPRPAPGPGELLVEVRAAGVNPVDWKTRRGQRATVPLDGPRGLGSDAAGVVVAVGDGVSAPSVGEEVVVIGTQGAYASHLVTTPARTLPKPRQLSWAQAAAVGIPTGTAYQALTSLRLVGEEILLVHAGAGAVGQAALQFARQWGVRAIATARAENHDRLRELGAVPVEYGPGLLDRVRAAAPDGVDVALDAAGTDEALEVSLALVADRTRIGTVVAVERAEELGIRAWSGSRPGRLTPDERALRREGVALALELAAKEAFEWEVAAEFPLAAVAEAHRLSETGHARGRVVLVP; from the coding sequence GTGACCCACCGAAGCCGGTTCTTCGTCGGCGCGGCGGACCTCGCCGACTCGCTCGCACACGGCACCCCTCCCCTGCTGCTCGACGTCCGGTTCGCGCCGTCGGGCCCGGACCTGCGGCCGGAGTACGAGGCCGGCCACCTGCCGGGCGCACACTTCGTCGATCTGCAGGCGCAGCTGGCCGGGCCCGGCGGCGGCACGGCCGGACGGCGTCCGCTCCCCTCCCCCGAGGCGCTGCAGGAGACGCTGCGCGGCTGGGGCGTCGACGACCTCGGCCAGCCGGTCGTCGTCTACGACGACAAGCACGGGCTGACGGCGGGGCGGGCGTGGTGGGTGCTCACCTGGGCCGGGCTGACCAACGTGCGGCTGCTCGACGGCGGGTACGGCGCGTGGCTCGCGGCCGGTGGCCCGACGACGACGGAGGAACCGGCGCCGCCCGCGCCCGGCGCCGTCGTCCTGACCCCCGGACGGCTGCCCACCCTGACCGCCGACGAGGCGCAGCAGCTGGCGCTGACCGGCGTGCTGCTGGACTCGCGCGGGACCGCCGCCTACGAGGGCGGCGCCCCGGCGGCCGGGCACATCCCCGGCGCCCTGGACGCCGGCACCCGGCACAACCTGGACGAGTCCGGGCTGCTGGCCGACGACGCGACGCTGCGGGCCCGCTTCGACGGCCTGGGCGTGCGGGCCGGCGAGCCGGTCGGCGCCTACTGCGGCGGCGGGGTCGCGGCCGCCCACCAGGTGCTGGTGCTCAAGTCGCTGGGCATCGACGCCGCGCTGTTCGTGGGCTCGTGGTCGGCGTGGTCGGCCGACACCACGCGCCCGGTCGCCACGGGCCCGGACCGCGGCATCGCACGCGCGGTCCGCCTGCGCAGGTACGGCGGGCCCGAGGTGCTGGACGTGGTGGAGCTCCCCCGGCCGGCGCCCGGCCCCGGCGAGCTGCTGGTCGAGGTGCGCGCGGCCGGGGTCAACCCCGTCGACTGGAAGACCCGGCGCGGGCAGCGGGCGACGGTGCCCCTGGACGGGCCGCGCGGGCTCGGCTCCGACGCCGCCGGGGTCGTGGTGGCGGTGGGCGACGGCGTCAGCGCACCCTCCGTGGGCGAGGAGGTGGTCGTCATCGGAACGCAGGGCGCCTACGCCTCGCACCTCGTGACCACGCCGGCCCGGACGCTGCCCAAGCCGCGGCAGCTGTCGTGGGCGCAGGCGGCCGCCGTCGGGATCCCCACCGGCACCGCCTACCAGGCGCTGACGTCGCTGCGGCTGGTCGGCGAGGAGATCCTGCTCGTGCACGCCGGGGCTGGCGCCGTCGGTCAGGCCGCCCTGCAGTTCGCCCGTCAGTGGGGTGTCCGGGCCATCGCGACCGCGCGGGCGGAGAACCACGACCGGCTGCGCGAGCTGGGCGCCGTCCCGGTCGAGTACGGCCCGGGCCTGCTCGACCGCGTCCGGGCCGCGGCGCCCGACGGCGTCGACGTCGCCCTGGACGCGGCCGGCACCGACGAGGCGCTGGAGGTGTCGCTGGCACTCGTCGCCGACCGGACCCGCATCGGCACCGTCGTCGCCGTCGAACGGGCCGAGGAGCTGGGCATCCGCGCCTGGAGCGGCAGCCGGCCGGGCCGGCTCACGCCGGACGAGCGGGCGCTGCGCCGTGAGGGCGTCGCGCTCGCGCTGGAGCTGGCCGCGAAGGAGGCCTTCGAGTGGGAGGTCGCCGCCGAGTTCCCGCTCGCTGCGGTCGCCGAGGCGCACCGGCTCAGCGAGACCGGGCATGCGCGCGGAAGGGTGGTGCTGGTGCCGTGA
- a CDS encoding flavin reductase family protein yields MSVRLASPTPDASDVPDAVDARRAGSVDPDAFKAAFRRHAAGVVVITADAGRRPVGFTATSLASVSLDPPLLSFALATTASSWPTVAIAPTLVVNFLADDQHRLATTFATSGIDRFAAPTAWSRLVTGEPLLDDAPGHLRAEVVDRHPVGDHHIVVARVTHAWSAEPHAPLVYHAGTYGRLQTS; encoded by the coding sequence ATGTCCGTCCGCCTCGCCTCACCCACCCCCGACGCCTCCGATGTCCCCGACGCCGTCGACGCCCGCCGGGCCGGCTCGGTCGACCCCGACGCCTTCAAGGCCGCCTTCCGCCGGCACGCCGCCGGGGTGGTCGTCATCACCGCCGACGCCGGCCGGCGCCCGGTCGGCTTCACCGCCACCTCGCTGGCATCGGTCTCGCTCGATCCGCCACTGCTCTCGTTCGCCCTCGCGACGACGGCGTCGAGCTGGCCGACCGTCGCCATCGCCCCGACCCTCGTCGTCAACTTCCTCGCCGACGACCAGCACCGGCTGGCGACCACGTTCGCCACCAGCGGCATCGACCGGTTCGCCGCGCCGACGGCATGGTCCCGGCTGGTCACGGGCGAGCCCCTCCTCGACGACGCCCCCGGCCACCTGCGCGCCGAGGTCGTCGACCGGCACCCCGTGGGCGACCACCACATCGTCGTCGCCCGGGTCACGCACGCGTGGAGCGCCGAGCCGCACGCGCCGCTCGTGTACCACGCGGGCACGTACGGACGACTCCAGACGTCCTGA
- a CDS encoding ANTAR domain-containing protein: MADAQSIASLHLAVASRDLIGQAKGILMERYGLDSDQAFALLVRTSQTTNTKLADIAEHLVRSRRMPDGTD, translated from the coding sequence ATGGCCGACGCCCAGAGCATCGCCAGCCTGCACCTCGCGGTCGCCAGCCGCGACCTCATCGGCCAGGCCAAGGGCATCCTGATGGAACGCTACGGACTCGACAGCGATCAGGCGTTCGCCCTGCTGGTCCGGACGAGCCAGACCACCAACACCAAACTCGCCGACATCGCCGAGCACCTGGTCCGCAGCCGCCGGATGCCGGACGGAACGGACTGA
- a CDS encoding aldo/keto reductase encodes MSDGVSNGYRQVGTSGLVISELVIGTAAFGKAGRIADGQDGADGIVRAALDLGVTTFDTADSYGDQPGDSETILGRALRGRRDEAVVSTKFGTRALASSASRGTLGSRANVRRAVEDSLRRLGTDWIDLYQIHTPDPATPIEETLGVLDDLVREGKIRYAGASNLPAWRLADAHHVARTGRLAGFVSVQVEYNLLWRAPERDLLPAVRHYGLGLLPYFPLQNGLLTGKYTRTEAPASGKITRFKPHLLESAPWDALDRLHEFAAARSITPIHVAYGWLLAQPGVSGLVTGATTVAQVQQNAAATGWLPTPDEEAELRALLPGELSGKPGRHAPAAAAA; translated from the coding sequence GTGAGCGACGGCGTGAGCAACGGCTACCGGCAGGTCGGCACGTCCGGCCTGGTGATCTCCGAGCTGGTCATCGGCACCGCCGCGTTCGGCAAGGCCGGGCGCATCGCCGACGGCCAGGACGGCGCCGACGGCATCGTCCGGGCCGCCCTGGACCTCGGCGTCACGACCTTCGACACCGCCGACTCCTACGGCGACCAGCCCGGCGACAGCGAGACGATCCTCGGCCGGGCCCTGCGCGGGCGCCGCGACGAGGCCGTCGTCTCGACGAAGTTCGGCACCCGCGCGCTCGCGTCGTCGGCGTCGCGCGGCACCCTCGGCTCGCGGGCCAACGTGCGCCGGGCGGTCGAGGACTCGCTGCGACGGCTGGGCACGGACTGGATCGACCTCTATCAGATCCACACCCCGGACCCGGCGACGCCGATCGAGGAGACGCTGGGCGTGCTCGACGACCTCGTGCGCGAGGGGAAGATCCGCTACGCCGGCGCGTCCAACCTGCCGGCCTGGCGGTTGGCCGACGCCCACCACGTCGCCCGGACCGGGCGGCTGGCCGGCTTCGTCTCCGTCCAGGTCGAGTACAACCTGCTATGGCGGGCGCCGGAACGGGACCTGCTGCCCGCCGTCCGGCACTACGGACTGGGGCTGCTGCCCTACTTCCCGCTGCAGAACGGCCTGCTCACCGGCAAGTACACCCGGACCGAGGCGCCGGCGTCGGGGAAGATCACCCGGTTCAAGCCGCACCTGCTCGAGTCGGCCCCCTGGGACGCGCTGGACCGGCTGCACGAGTTCGCCGCGGCCCGGTCCATCACACCGATCCACGTCGCCTACGGCTGGCTGCTCGCCCAGCCGGGGGTCTCCGGCCTGGTGACCGGGGCGACCACCGTCGCGCAGGTGCAGCAGAACGCCGCGGCCACCGGCTGGCTGCCCACGCCGGACGAGGAGGCCGAGCTCCGGGCGCTGCTCCCCGGCGAGCTCAGCGGCAAGCCCGGCAGGCACGCTCCGGCAGCCGCGGCCGCCTGA